A genome region from Triticum aestivum cultivar Chinese Spring chromosome 2B, IWGSC CS RefSeq v2.1, whole genome shotgun sequence includes the following:
- the LOC123041883 gene encoding acyclic sesquiterpene synthase isoform X1: MKVVNPPGSSSLTRPTARCSSGGGLLCGVLPMRSTRDPRPAVARAVAKNRPEVGGNAASMPNPLGSLYCKVEKKARETRTKKQLHKPQDEPTYQESIHLQLSMVDVLQKIGISRHFASEIKSILDFTYRYWLQRDEIMLDAETCAMAFRILRMNGYSVSADGLSHISTDLSDTRSLLELYKASQVGTSDDELILDIIGSWSGYLLRQQLKSNDAQRTLLLREVEHVLDSPFYTMLDRLEHKRNIEQFDVIEHPIQQLTWQTNQDLLALGVMDFSTSQSIYQEEYQYLDSWVKESKLNRLPFARQKLAYFYLSAASTMFPPELSDARILWAKNGALTTVVDDFFDVGGSKEELQNLTALVEMWQKQEETEYYSEQVKIVFCAIYSSVNELGSKASAVQGRDVTGHLVEIVSLIIHSLMFVEGYFVVTKTDDTLSCLVQWQELLRNMMTEVEWRTTGYVPTLDEYIDNAVVTFALGPIVLPALYFVGPKITESMVTDPEYSELFRLMSTCGRLLNDVQTYEREYKEGKLNSVSLLVLHSDGSVTIPEARRKLQKPIDTCRRDLLRLVLKEDDAVPRPCKELFWNICKTCYFFYYQGDAFSCQEEKAGAVDAVIHDPLQLPMNLLSDLDYSTWRERIKIKH; encoded by the exons ATGAAGGTCGTGAATCCGCCGGGCAGTTCTTCTCTCACGCGGCCGACCGCTCGCTGCTCGTCCGGCGGCGGCCTACTATGCGGGGTGCTGCCGATGCGATCGACCAGAGATCCCCGGCCTGCCGTCGCCAGAG CAGTCGCCAAGAACAGGCCGGAAGTTGGAGGAAATGCTGCGAGCATGCCAAATCCG TTAGGATCACTATATTGCAAGGTCGAGAAGAAGGCTAGAGAGACTCGAACAAAGAAGCAGCTCCACAAACCTCAAGACGAGCCAACTTATCAGGAAAGTATACATCTCCAACTTTCCATGGTGGATGTGCTCCAAAAGATCGGTATATCTCGGCATTTTGCCAGTGAGATCAAGAGTATCCTGGATTTTACATACAG ATATTGGTTACAAAGAGATGAAATCATGCTGGACGCAGAGACATGTGCCATGGCGTTCCGCATCTTACGGATGAATGGGTACAGCGTATCAGCTG ATGGCCTGTCACATATCTCCACCGATCTGAGTGACACGAGATCTTTGTTGGAATTGTACAAGGCTTCACAAGTTGGCACTTCAGACGATGAGTTGATTCTGGATATTATAGGATCCTGGTCAGGTTACCTACTGAGGCAACAACTGAAATCTAATGATGCACAAAGAACCCTACTCCTAAGAGAG GTAGAACATGTTCTTGATAGCCCCTTCTACACCATGTTGGATCGTCTGGAACATAAGAGGAACATCGAACAATTTGACGTAATCGAGCATCCCATCCAACAACt GACTTGGCAAACAAATCAAGATCTTCTAGCTTTAGGTGTCATGGATTTCAGTACAAGTCAATCTATATACCAAGAAGAATATCAGTATCTCGACAG TTGGGTGAAAGAGAGCAAGCTGAACCGGCTACCTTTCGCACGACAGAAGTTGGCATATTTCTACCTCTCAGCTGCCAGCACCATGTTCCCTCCAGAGCTATCTGATGCTCGCATCCTATGGGCCAAGAATGGTGCGCTCACAACGGTTGTCGATGACTTCTTTGACGTTGGGGGATCAAAAGAAGAATTGCAGAACCTCACTGCATTAGTCGAGAT GTGGCAGAAGCAAGAGGAAACCGAGTACTACTCTGAACAAGTCAAGATCGTGTTCTGTGCAATCTATAGCTCAGTGAACGAACTTGGATCAAAGGCTTCCGCAGTGCAAGGTCGCGATGTCACCGGACACCTAGTAGAAATCGTTAGTCTAATCATACACAGTCTCATGTTCGTAGAAGGCTATTTTGTTGTTACGAAGACTGATGACACACTCAGTTGCCTTGTGCAGTGGCAAGAATTGCTACGGAATATGATGACCGAGGTGGAATGGAGAACGACCGGATACGTTCCAACTCTAGATGAGTACATAGATAATGCAGTTGTGACATTTGCGTTGGGCCCTATTGTGCTTCCTGCATTGTATTTTGTTGGACCAAAGATTACTGAGTCTATGGTCACAGATCCTGAGTACAGTGAGTTGTTTAGGTTGATGAGCACTTGCGGCCGTCTTCTCAATGACGTCCAAACCTACGAG AGGGAGTACAAAGAGGGTAAACTGAACAGTGTCTCTCTGCTCGTGCTTCATAGTGATGGCTCCGTGACCATACCAGAGGCCAGGAGGAAGTTGCAGAAGCCCATAGACACGTGTAGAAGAGACCTACTAAGGTTGGTCCTTAAGGAGGACGATGCCGTGCCTAGGCCTTGCAAGGAATTGTTCTGGAACATATGCAAGACATGCTACTTTTTCTATTACCAGGGAGACGCATTTAGCTGCCAAGAGGAGAAGGCCGGTGCGGTGGATGCGGTGATACATGATCCACTCCAACTCCCGATGAATCTACTCTCTGACCTTGATTATTCTACTTGGCGTGAGAGAATAAAGATCAAACATTAA
- the LOC123041883 gene encoding acyclic sesquiterpene synthase isoform X7 encodes MKVVNPPGSSSLTRPTARCSSGGGLLCGVLPMRSTRDPRPAVARVAKNRPEVGGNAASMPNPLGSLYCKVEKKARETRTKKQLHKPQDEPTYQESIHLQLSMVDVLQKIGISRHFASEIKSILDFTYRYWLQRDEIMLDAETCAMAFRILRMNGYSVSADGLSHISTDLSDTRSLLELYKASQVGTSDDELILDIIGSWSGYLLRQQLKSNDAQRTLLLREVEHVLDSPFYTMLDRLEHKRNIEQFDVIEHPIQQLTWQTNQDLLALGVMDFSTSQSIYQEEYQYLDSWVKESKLNRLPFARQKLAYFYLSAASTMFPPELSDARILWAKNGALTTVVDDFFDVGGSKEELQNLTALVEMWQKQEETEYYSEQVKIVFCAIYSSVNELGSKASAVQGRDVTGHLVEIWQELLRNMMTEVEWRTTGYVPTLDEYIDNAVVTFALGPIVLPALYFVGPKITESMVTDPEYSELFRLMSTCGRLLNDVQTYEREYKEGKLNSVSLLVLHSDGSVTIPEARRKLQKPIDTCRRDLLRLVLKEDDAVPRPCKELFWNICKTCYFFYYQGDAFSCQEEKAGAVDAVIHDPLQLPMNLLSDLDYSTWRERIKIKH; translated from the exons ATGAAGGTCGTGAATCCGCCGGGCAGTTCTTCTCTCACGCGGCCGACCGCTCGCTGCTCGTCCGGCGGCGGCCTACTATGCGGGGTGCTGCCGATGCGATCGACCAGAGATCCCCGGCCTGCCGTCGCCAGAG TCGCCAAGAACAGGCCGGAAGTTGGAGGAAATGCTGCGAGCATGCCAAATCCG TTAGGATCACTATATTGCAAGGTCGAGAAGAAGGCTAGAGAGACTCGAACAAAGAAGCAGCTCCACAAACCTCAAGACGAGCCAACTTATCAGGAAAGTATACATCTCCAACTTTCCATGGTGGATGTGCTCCAAAAGATCGGTATATCTCGGCATTTTGCCAGTGAGATCAAGAGTATCCTGGATTTTACATACAG ATATTGGTTACAAAGAGATGAAATCATGCTGGACGCAGAGACATGTGCCATGGCGTTCCGCATCTTACGGATGAATGGGTACAGCGTATCAGCTG ATGGCCTGTCACATATCTCCACCGATCTGAGTGACACGAGATCTTTGTTGGAATTGTACAAGGCTTCACAAGTTGGCACTTCAGACGATGAGTTGATTCTGGATATTATAGGATCCTGGTCAGGTTACCTACTGAGGCAACAACTGAAATCTAATGATGCACAAAGAACCCTACTCCTAAGAGAG GTAGAACATGTTCTTGATAGCCCCTTCTACACCATGTTGGATCGTCTGGAACATAAGAGGAACATCGAACAATTTGACGTAATCGAGCATCCCATCCAACAACt GACTTGGCAAACAAATCAAGATCTTCTAGCTTTAGGTGTCATGGATTTCAGTACAAGTCAATCTATATACCAAGAAGAATATCAGTATCTCGACAG TTGGGTGAAAGAGAGCAAGCTGAACCGGCTACCTTTCGCACGACAGAAGTTGGCATATTTCTACCTCTCAGCTGCCAGCACCATGTTCCCTCCAGAGCTATCTGATGCTCGCATCCTATGGGCCAAGAATGGTGCGCTCACAACGGTTGTCGATGACTTCTTTGACGTTGGGGGATCAAAAGAAGAATTGCAGAACCTCACTGCATTAGTCGAGAT GTGGCAGAAGCAAGAGGAAACCGAGTACTACTCTGAACAAGTCAAGATCGTGTTCTGTGCAATCTATAGCTCAGTGAACGAACTTGGATCAAAGGCTTCCGCAGTGCAAGGTCGCGATGTCACCGGACACCTAGTAGAAATC TGGCAAGAATTGCTACGGAATATGATGACCGAGGTGGAATGGAGAACGACCGGATACGTTCCAACTCTAGATGAGTACATAGATAATGCAGTTGTGACATTTGCGTTGGGCCCTATTGTGCTTCCTGCATTGTATTTTGTTGGACCAAAGATTACTGAGTCTATGGTCACAGATCCTGAGTACAGTGAGTTGTTTAGGTTGATGAGCACTTGCGGCCGTCTTCTCAATGACGTCCAAACCTACGAG AGGGAGTACAAAGAGGGTAAACTGAACAGTGTCTCTCTGCTCGTGCTTCATAGTGATGGCTCCGTGACCATACCAGAGGCCAGGAGGAAGTTGCAGAAGCCCATAGACACGTGTAGAAGAGACCTACTAAGGTTGGTCCTTAAGGAGGACGATGCCGTGCCTAGGCCTTGCAAGGAATTGTTCTGGAACATATGCAAGACATGCTACTTTTTCTATTACCAGGGAGACGCATTTAGCTGCCAAGAGGAGAAGGCCGGTGCGGTGGATGCGGTGATACATGATCCACTCCAACTCCCGATGAATCTACTCTCTGACCTTGATTATTCTACTTGGCGTGAGAGAATAAAGATCAAACATTAA
- the LOC123041883 gene encoding acyclic sesquiterpene synthase isoform X6 — MKVVNPPGSSSLTRPTARCSSGGGLLCGVLPMRSTRDPRPAVARAVAKNRPEVGGNAASMPNPLGSLYCKVEKKARETRTKKQLHKPQDEPTYQESIHLQLSMVDVLQKIGISRHFASEIKSILDFTYRYWLQRDEIMLDAETCAMAFRILRMNGYSVSADGLSHISTDLSDTRSLLELYKASQVGTSDDELILDIIGSWSGYLLRQQLKSNDAQRTLLLREVEHVLDSPFYTMLDRLEHKRNIEQFDVIEHPIQQLTWQTNQDLLALGVMDFSTSQSIYQEEYQYLDSWVKESKLNRLPFARQKLAYFYLSAASTMFPPELSDARILWAKNGALTTVVDDFFDVGGSKEELQNLTALVEMWQKQEETEYYSEQVKIVFCAIYSSVNELGSKASAVQGRDVTGHLVEIWQELLRNMMTEVEWRTTGYVPTLDEYIDNAVVTFALGPIVLPALYFVGPKITESMVTDPEYSELFRLMSTCGRLLNDVQTYEREYKEGKLNSVSLLVLHSDGSVTIPEARRKLQKPIDTCRRDLLRLVLKEDDAVPRPCKELFWNICKTCYFFYYQGDAFSCQEEKAGAVDAVIHDPLQLPMNLLSDLDYSTWRERIKIKH, encoded by the exons ATGAAGGTCGTGAATCCGCCGGGCAGTTCTTCTCTCACGCGGCCGACCGCTCGCTGCTCGTCCGGCGGCGGCCTACTATGCGGGGTGCTGCCGATGCGATCGACCAGAGATCCCCGGCCTGCCGTCGCCAGAG CAGTCGCCAAGAACAGGCCGGAAGTTGGAGGAAATGCTGCGAGCATGCCAAATCCG TTAGGATCACTATATTGCAAGGTCGAGAAGAAGGCTAGAGAGACTCGAACAAAGAAGCAGCTCCACAAACCTCAAGACGAGCCAACTTATCAGGAAAGTATACATCTCCAACTTTCCATGGTGGATGTGCTCCAAAAGATCGGTATATCTCGGCATTTTGCCAGTGAGATCAAGAGTATCCTGGATTTTACATACAG ATATTGGTTACAAAGAGATGAAATCATGCTGGACGCAGAGACATGTGCCATGGCGTTCCGCATCTTACGGATGAATGGGTACAGCGTATCAGCTG ATGGCCTGTCACATATCTCCACCGATCTGAGTGACACGAGATCTTTGTTGGAATTGTACAAGGCTTCACAAGTTGGCACTTCAGACGATGAGTTGATTCTGGATATTATAGGATCCTGGTCAGGTTACCTACTGAGGCAACAACTGAAATCTAATGATGCACAAAGAACCCTACTCCTAAGAGAG GTAGAACATGTTCTTGATAGCCCCTTCTACACCATGTTGGATCGTCTGGAACATAAGAGGAACATCGAACAATTTGACGTAATCGAGCATCCCATCCAACAACt GACTTGGCAAACAAATCAAGATCTTCTAGCTTTAGGTGTCATGGATTTCAGTACAAGTCAATCTATATACCAAGAAGAATATCAGTATCTCGACAG TTGGGTGAAAGAGAGCAAGCTGAACCGGCTACCTTTCGCACGACAGAAGTTGGCATATTTCTACCTCTCAGCTGCCAGCACCATGTTCCCTCCAGAGCTATCTGATGCTCGCATCCTATGGGCCAAGAATGGTGCGCTCACAACGGTTGTCGATGACTTCTTTGACGTTGGGGGATCAAAAGAAGAATTGCAGAACCTCACTGCATTAGTCGAGAT GTGGCAGAAGCAAGAGGAAACCGAGTACTACTCTGAACAAGTCAAGATCGTGTTCTGTGCAATCTATAGCTCAGTGAACGAACTTGGATCAAAGGCTTCCGCAGTGCAAGGTCGCGATGTCACCGGACACCTAGTAGAAATC TGGCAAGAATTGCTACGGAATATGATGACCGAGGTGGAATGGAGAACGACCGGATACGTTCCAACTCTAGATGAGTACATAGATAATGCAGTTGTGACATTTGCGTTGGGCCCTATTGTGCTTCCTGCATTGTATTTTGTTGGACCAAAGATTACTGAGTCTATGGTCACAGATCCTGAGTACAGTGAGTTGTTTAGGTTGATGAGCACTTGCGGCCGTCTTCTCAATGACGTCCAAACCTACGAG AGGGAGTACAAAGAGGGTAAACTGAACAGTGTCTCTCTGCTCGTGCTTCATAGTGATGGCTCCGTGACCATACCAGAGGCCAGGAGGAAGTTGCAGAAGCCCATAGACACGTGTAGAAGAGACCTACTAAGGTTGGTCCTTAAGGAGGACGATGCCGTGCCTAGGCCTTGCAAGGAATTGTTCTGGAACATATGCAAGACATGCTACTTTTTCTATTACCAGGGAGACGCATTTAGCTGCCAAGAGGAGAAGGCCGGTGCGGTGGATGCGGTGATACATGATCCACTCCAACTCCCGATGAATCTACTCTCTGACCTTGATTATTCTACTTGGCGTGAGAGAATAAAGATCAAACATTAA
- the LOC123041883 gene encoding acyclic sesquiterpene synthase isoform X2, whose amino-acid sequence MKVVNPPGSSSLTRPTARCSSGGGLLCGVLPMRSTRDPRPAVARAVAKNRPEVGGNAASMPNPLGSLYCKVEKKARETRTKKQLHKPQDEPTYQESIHLQLSMVDVLQKIGISRHFASEIKSILDFTYRYWLQRDEIMLDAETCAMAFRILRMNGYSVSADGLSHISTDLSDTRSLLELYKASQVGTSDDELILDIIGSWSGYLLRQQLKSNDAQRTLLLREVEHVLDSPFYTMLDRLEHKRNIEQFDVIEHPIQQLYVFFLFSRKSSAMYTHYHHTNISSHFLTRTWQTNQDLLALGVMDFSTSQSIYQEEYQYLDSWVKESKLNRLPFARQKLAYFYLSAASTMFPPELSDARILWAKNGALTTVVDDFFDVGGSKEELQNLTALVEMWQKQEETEYYSEQVKIVFCAIYSSVNELGSKASAVQGRDVTGHLVEIWQELLRNMMTEVEWRTTGYVPTLDEYIDNAVVTFALGPIVLPALYFVGPKITESMVTDPEYSELFRLMSTCGRLLNDVQTYEREYKEGKLNSVSLLVLHSDGSVTIPEARRKLQKPIDTCRRDLLRLVLKEDDAVPRPCKELFWNICKTCYFFYYQGDAFSCQEEKAGAVDAVIHDPLQLPMNLLSDLDYSTWRERIKIKH is encoded by the exons ATGAAGGTCGTGAATCCGCCGGGCAGTTCTTCTCTCACGCGGCCGACCGCTCGCTGCTCGTCCGGCGGCGGCCTACTATGCGGGGTGCTGCCGATGCGATCGACCAGAGATCCCCGGCCTGCCGTCGCCAGAG CAGTCGCCAAGAACAGGCCGGAAGTTGGAGGAAATGCTGCGAGCATGCCAAATCCG TTAGGATCACTATATTGCAAGGTCGAGAAGAAGGCTAGAGAGACTCGAACAAAGAAGCAGCTCCACAAACCTCAAGACGAGCCAACTTATCAGGAAAGTATACATCTCCAACTTTCCATGGTGGATGTGCTCCAAAAGATCGGTATATCTCGGCATTTTGCCAGTGAGATCAAGAGTATCCTGGATTTTACATACAG ATATTGGTTACAAAGAGATGAAATCATGCTGGACGCAGAGACATGTGCCATGGCGTTCCGCATCTTACGGATGAATGGGTACAGCGTATCAGCTG ATGGCCTGTCACATATCTCCACCGATCTGAGTGACACGAGATCTTTGTTGGAATTGTACAAGGCTTCACAAGTTGGCACTTCAGACGATGAGTTGATTCTGGATATTATAGGATCCTGGTCAGGTTACCTACTGAGGCAACAACTGAAATCTAATGATGCACAAAGAACCCTACTCCTAAGAGAG GTAGAACATGTTCTTGATAGCCCCTTCTACACCATGTTGGATCGTCTGGAACATAAGAGGAACATCGAACAATTTGACGTAATCGAGCATCCCATCCAACAACtgtatgttttttttcttttttctcgcaaATCAAGTGCTATGTACACACACTACCATCATACTAACATATCATCGCATTTCTTAACCAGGACTTGGCAAACAAATCAAGATCTTCTAGCTTTAGGTGTCATGGATTTCAGTACAAGTCAATCTATATACCAAGAAGAATATCAGTATCTCGACAG TTGGGTGAAAGAGAGCAAGCTGAACCGGCTACCTTTCGCACGACAGAAGTTGGCATATTTCTACCTCTCAGCTGCCAGCACCATGTTCCCTCCAGAGCTATCTGATGCTCGCATCCTATGGGCCAAGAATGGTGCGCTCACAACGGTTGTCGATGACTTCTTTGACGTTGGGGGATCAAAAGAAGAATTGCAGAACCTCACTGCATTAGTCGAGAT GTGGCAGAAGCAAGAGGAAACCGAGTACTACTCTGAACAAGTCAAGATCGTGTTCTGTGCAATCTATAGCTCAGTGAACGAACTTGGATCAAAGGCTTCCGCAGTGCAAGGTCGCGATGTCACCGGACACCTAGTAGAAATC TGGCAAGAATTGCTACGGAATATGATGACCGAGGTGGAATGGAGAACGACCGGATACGTTCCAACTCTAGATGAGTACATAGATAATGCAGTTGTGACATTTGCGTTGGGCCCTATTGTGCTTCCTGCATTGTATTTTGTTGGACCAAAGATTACTGAGTCTATGGTCACAGATCCTGAGTACAGTGAGTTGTTTAGGTTGATGAGCACTTGCGGCCGTCTTCTCAATGACGTCCAAACCTACGAG AGGGAGTACAAAGAGGGTAAACTGAACAGTGTCTCTCTGCTCGTGCTTCATAGTGATGGCTCCGTGACCATACCAGAGGCCAGGAGGAAGTTGCAGAAGCCCATAGACACGTGTAGAAGAGACCTACTAAGGTTGGTCCTTAAGGAGGACGATGCCGTGCCTAGGCCTTGCAAGGAATTGTTCTGGAACATATGCAAGACATGCTACTTTTTCTATTACCAGGGAGACGCATTTAGCTGCCAAGAGGAGAAGGCCGGTGCGGTGGATGCGGTGATACATGATCCACTCCAACTCCCGATGAATCTACTCTCTGACCTTGATTATTCTACTTGGCGTGAGAGAATAAAGATCAAACATTAA
- the LOC123041883 gene encoding acyclic sesquiterpene synthase isoform X3, which translates to MKVVNPPGSSSLTRPTARCSSGGGLLCGVLPMRSTRDPRPAVARVAKNRPEVGGNAASMPNPLGSLYCKVEKKARETRTKKQLHKPQDEPTYQESIHLQLSMVDVLQKIGISRHFASEIKSILDFTYRYWLQRDEIMLDAETCAMAFRILRMNGYSVSADGLSHISTDLSDTRSLLELYKASQVGTSDDELILDIIGSWSGYLLRQQLKSNDAQRTLLLREVEHVLDSPFYTMLDRLEHKRNIEQFDVIEHPIQQLTWQTNQDLLALGVMDFSTSQSIYQEEYQYLDSWVKESKLNRLPFARQKLAYFYLSAASTMFPPELSDARILWAKNGALTTVVDDFFDVGGSKEELQNLTALVEMWQKQEETEYYSEQVKIVFCAIYSSVNELGSKASAVQGRDVTGHLVEIVSLIIHSLMFVEGYFVVTKTDDTLSCLVQWQELLRNMMTEVEWRTTGYVPTLDEYIDNAVVTFALGPIVLPALYFVGPKITESMVTDPEYSELFRLMSTCGRLLNDVQTYEREYKEGKLNSVSLLVLHSDGSVTIPEARRKLQKPIDTCRRDLLRLVLKEDDAVPRPCKELFWNICKTCYFFYYQGDAFSCQEEKAGAVDAVIHDPLQLPMNLLSDLDYSTWRERIKIKH; encoded by the exons ATGAAGGTCGTGAATCCGCCGGGCAGTTCTTCTCTCACGCGGCCGACCGCTCGCTGCTCGTCCGGCGGCGGCCTACTATGCGGGGTGCTGCCGATGCGATCGACCAGAGATCCCCGGCCTGCCGTCGCCAGAG TCGCCAAGAACAGGCCGGAAGTTGGAGGAAATGCTGCGAGCATGCCAAATCCG TTAGGATCACTATATTGCAAGGTCGAGAAGAAGGCTAGAGAGACTCGAACAAAGAAGCAGCTCCACAAACCTCAAGACGAGCCAACTTATCAGGAAAGTATACATCTCCAACTTTCCATGGTGGATGTGCTCCAAAAGATCGGTATATCTCGGCATTTTGCCAGTGAGATCAAGAGTATCCTGGATTTTACATACAG ATATTGGTTACAAAGAGATGAAATCATGCTGGACGCAGAGACATGTGCCATGGCGTTCCGCATCTTACGGATGAATGGGTACAGCGTATCAGCTG ATGGCCTGTCACATATCTCCACCGATCTGAGTGACACGAGATCTTTGTTGGAATTGTACAAGGCTTCACAAGTTGGCACTTCAGACGATGAGTTGATTCTGGATATTATAGGATCCTGGTCAGGTTACCTACTGAGGCAACAACTGAAATCTAATGATGCACAAAGAACCCTACTCCTAAGAGAG GTAGAACATGTTCTTGATAGCCCCTTCTACACCATGTTGGATCGTCTGGAACATAAGAGGAACATCGAACAATTTGACGTAATCGAGCATCCCATCCAACAACt GACTTGGCAAACAAATCAAGATCTTCTAGCTTTAGGTGTCATGGATTTCAGTACAAGTCAATCTATATACCAAGAAGAATATCAGTATCTCGACAG TTGGGTGAAAGAGAGCAAGCTGAACCGGCTACCTTTCGCACGACAGAAGTTGGCATATTTCTACCTCTCAGCTGCCAGCACCATGTTCCCTCCAGAGCTATCTGATGCTCGCATCCTATGGGCCAAGAATGGTGCGCTCACAACGGTTGTCGATGACTTCTTTGACGTTGGGGGATCAAAAGAAGAATTGCAGAACCTCACTGCATTAGTCGAGAT GTGGCAGAAGCAAGAGGAAACCGAGTACTACTCTGAACAAGTCAAGATCGTGTTCTGTGCAATCTATAGCTCAGTGAACGAACTTGGATCAAAGGCTTCCGCAGTGCAAGGTCGCGATGTCACCGGACACCTAGTAGAAATCGTTAGTCTAATCATACACAGTCTCATGTTCGTAGAAGGCTATTTTGTTGTTACGAAGACTGATGACACACTCAGTTGCCTTGTGCAGTGGCAAGAATTGCTACGGAATATGATGACCGAGGTGGAATGGAGAACGACCGGATACGTTCCAACTCTAGATGAGTACATAGATAATGCAGTTGTGACATTTGCGTTGGGCCCTATTGTGCTTCCTGCATTGTATTTTGTTGGACCAAAGATTACTGAGTCTATGGTCACAGATCCTGAGTACAGTGAGTTGTTTAGGTTGATGAGCACTTGCGGCCGTCTTCTCAATGACGTCCAAACCTACGAG AGGGAGTACAAAGAGGGTAAACTGAACAGTGTCTCTCTGCTCGTGCTTCATAGTGATGGCTCCGTGACCATACCAGAGGCCAGGAGGAAGTTGCAGAAGCCCATAGACACGTGTAGAAGAGACCTACTAAGGTTGGTCCTTAAGGAGGACGATGCCGTGCCTAGGCCTTGCAAGGAATTGTTCTGGAACATATGCAAGACATGCTACTTTTTCTATTACCAGGGAGACGCATTTAGCTGCCAAGAGGAGAAGGCCGGTGCGGTGGATGCGGTGATACATGATCCACTCCAACTCCCGATGAATCTACTCTCTGACCTTGATTATTCTACTTGGCGTGAGAGAATAAAGATCAAACATTAA